The following proteins are encoded in a genomic region of Maribacter hydrothermalis:
- a CDS encoding CoA transferase subunit A produces MIRKTVTNVTDALDGVKDGMTFMLGGFGLCGIPENAISELVKRGVKNITCISNNAGVDDFGLGLLLQKHQIKKMVSSYVGENDEFERQMLSGELEVELTPQGTLAEKCRAAQAGFPAFFTPAGYGTEVAQGKEVREFNGKMYILEEAFKADFAFVKAWKGDAAGNLIFKGTARNFNPCMCGAATITVAEVEELVPEGELDPNQIHIPGIFVQRIFQGKNYEKRIEQRTVRQK; encoded by the coding sequence ATGATACGTAAAACAGTTACAAATGTAACCGATGCCCTGGATGGAGTAAAGGATGGGATGACCTTTATGTTAGGAGGTTTTGGTCTTTGTGGGATACCCGAAAATGCTATTAGTGAATTGGTAAAGCGTGGCGTTAAAAATATAACTTGTATTTCTAATAATGCAGGGGTCGATGATTTTGGCCTGGGGCTATTGTTGCAGAAACATCAAATTAAAAAAATGGTGTCTTCCTATGTAGGTGAAAATGATGAGTTTGAACGTCAAATGCTTAGTGGAGAACTAGAAGTAGAATTGACCCCGCAAGGCACGCTTGCAGAGAAATGTAGGGCTGCCCAAGCTGGTTTCCCTGCTTTTTTTACACCTGCTGGATACGGCACCGAGGTGGCACAAGGAAAAGAGGTTAGGGAGTTTAATGGTAAAATGTACATTTTAGAAGAGGCTTTTAAGGCTGATTTTGCATTCGTAAAAGCCTGGAAAGGGGATGCGGCAGGGAATCTTATATTTAAAGGAACCGCAAGAAACTTTAACCCGTGCATGTGTGGCGCTGCAACTATCACCGTTGCGGAAGTTGAAGAATTGGTACCTGAGGGTGAACTTGATCCAAATCAAATTCATATACCAGGCATTTTTGTGCAACGCATATTTCAAGGTAAAAATTACGAGAAAAGAATAGAACAAAGAACTGTACGTCAAAAATAG
- a CDS encoding CoA transferase subunit B encodes MLDKNGIAKRIAQEVEDGYYVNLGIGIPTLVANYVRDDISVEFQSENGILGMGPFPIDGEEDADLINAGKQTITALPGASYFDSATSFGMIRGKHVDLTILGAMEVAENGDIANWKIPGKMVKGMGGAMDLVASAENIIVAMMHTNREGESKLLKKCSLPLTGVGCVKKIVTNLAVIEVTENGFLLLERAPGVTVDEIKAATEGILIVNGDIPEMDLD; translated from the coding sequence ATGTTAGATAAAAACGGAATTGCAAAAAGAATTGCACAAGAAGTGGAAGACGGGTATTATGTAAACCTAGGTATTGGTATACCAACCTTAGTTGCTAATTATGTACGTGATGATATAAGTGTGGAATTCCAGAGCGAAAATGGAATTCTTGGTATGGGACCTTTTCCTATAGATGGAGAAGAAGATGCTGATTTAATTAATGCGGGTAAACAAACAATTACGGCTTTACCAGGAGCATCATATTTTGACTCAGCAACGAGTTTTGGAATGATAAGAGGTAAACATGTTGACCTTACTATTTTAGGAGCAATGGAGGTTGCAGAAAATGGGGATATTGCAAATTGGAAAATACCTGGTAAAATGGTTAAAGGTATGGGCGGAGCTATGGACTTAGTGGCATCTGCAGAAAATATTATTGTTGCTATGATGCATACGAATAGAGAAGGAGAATCTAAGCTTTTAAAAAAGTGTAGCCTGCCTTTAACCGGTGTTGGTTGCGTTAAGAAAATAGTAACTAATTTGGCCGTAATTGAAGTCACTGAAAATGGATTTTTACTTCTAGAAAGAGCTCCGGGTGTAACGGTAGATGAAATTAAAGCTGCAACCGAAGGTATTTTAATCGTAAATGGCGATATACCAGAAATGGATTTAGATTAG
- a CDS encoding GNAT family N-acetyltransferase encodes MELSFKLCSLSELAQLREISEQTFVTAFAKDNDPTDFKRYIEHAFALEKIKGELSNPNSDFYFVYANDEVVGYFKLNVQEAQSELKYDDSIELERIYVLQKHQGLGLGVQFLNHIKKLSQGRKKNMLWLGVWQENKRAIEFYERNGFQKFDTHPYFIGSDKQTDWLMRFDLSTL; translated from the coding sequence ATGGAACTATCATTCAAACTTTGTTCTTTATCTGAACTAGCGCAATTAAGAGAAATATCTGAGCAAACATTTGTTACTGCCTTTGCAAAAGATAATGATCCTACGGATTTTAAACGATATATAGAACACGCATTTGCATTAGAAAAAATAAAGGGAGAACTCTCAAATCCTAATAGCGATTTTTATTTCGTTTATGCCAATGATGAAGTAGTGGGTTATTTTAAGTTAAATGTTCAAGAGGCACAGTCAGAACTTAAGTATGATGACAGTATAGAATTGGAGCGCATCTATGTTTTGCAAAAGCATCAAGGTTTAGGCTTAGGAGTACAGTTTCTTAATCATATCAAAAAATTGTCTCAAGGAAGGAAGAAGAATATGTTATGGTTGGGTGTGTGGCAAGAGAATAAAAGGGCCATTGAATTCTATGAGCGCAACGGATTTCAAAAATTTGATACACATCCTTATTTTATAGGTTCAGATAAACAAACAGATTGGTTAATGCGTTTCGATTTAAGTACCTTGTAA
- a CDS encoding serine hydrolase domain-containing protein yields MKLRFFTLIALFGFLNLQGQEYYFPERNADWEVKSPKNFKIKDGALKDAVDFAEANEYSGSRDLRIAIIKNFEKEPFHKILGPTKKRGGPAGMILKNGYVVAQWGDTKRVDMTFSVTKSFLSTMAGLAEDEGIISDTKNLVGDYIWDGTFDGSHNSKITWEHLLQQNSAWSGELWGGKDWADRPPSEGGIDDWKLAAPKEPGAVMEYNDVRVNVLAYSLTHVWRKPMPLVLKEKIMDKIDASSTWRWFGYDDAWTEIDGLQMKSVTGGGHSGAGIFISAEDMARFGMLFLNDGKWKNERLISENWIKKATTPSTPNVNYGYMWWLNKKGARHWEGLSENIYYAAGFGGNFIVIDKEHDLVVVTRWLEPDKVGEFMAKVNAAF; encoded by the coding sequence ATGAAACTACGTTTTTTCACATTAATTGCGCTTTTTGGTTTTTTAAATCTACAGGGGCAAGAATATTACTTTCCAGAACGAAATGCAGATTGGGAAGTAAAATCACCAAAAAATTTTAAAATTAAAGATGGAGCCTTAAAGGATGCAGTAGATTTTGCTGAGGCAAATGAATATTCTGGTTCTAGAGATTTACGTATTGCTATCATAAAAAATTTTGAAAAAGAACCTTTTCATAAAATATTAGGTCCAACCAAAAAGCGTGGTGGACCTGCAGGTATGATTCTTAAAAATGGATATGTGGTTGCTCAATGGGGAGATACCAAAAGAGTAGACATGACTTTCAGTGTTACCAAGAGTTTTTTAAGTACAATGGCTGGTCTTGCCGAAGACGAAGGGATTATATCGGATACAAAAAATTTAGTGGGTGATTACATCTGGGATGGCACTTTTGACGGTTCCCATAATTCTAAAATTACTTGGGAACATTTGTTGCAACAAAACTCGGCTTGGTCAGGTGAACTTTGGGGAGGAAAAGACTGGGCAGATAGACCACCAAGCGAAGGCGGTATTGACGATTGGAAATTGGCTGCGCCTAAAGAACCGGGTGCCGTAATGGAATATAATGATGTGCGTGTAAACGTATTGGCATATTCACTTACACATGTATGGCGTAAACCAATGCCTTTGGTTTTAAAAGAAAAAATTATGGATAAAATCGATGCTTCTTCTACTTGGCGCTGGTTTGGTTATGATGATGCTTGGACAGAGATTGACGGACTACAAATGAAGTCGGTTACTGGTGGCGGACATTCAGGAGCCGGAATATTTATAAGTGCCGAAGATATGGCTCGCTTTGGTATGTTATTTTTGAATGATGGTAAGTGGAAGAATGAAAGATTGATTTCAGAAAATTGGATCAAGAAAGCTACTACACCGTCAACACCAAATGTAAACTACGGTTATATGTGGTGGTTGAATAAGAAAGGTGCTAGACATTGGGAAGGGTTATCTGAAAACATCTACTACGCTGCAGGGTTTGGAGGTAATTTTATCGTAATAGATAAGGAACATGATTTGGTAGTCGTTACCCGTTGGTTAGAGCCTGATAAAGTGGGCGAATTTATGGCTAAGGTAAATGCTGCCTTTTAG
- a CDS encoding methionine aminotransferase — protein MDYRQHIKASKLPDVKTTIFTTVGNLARKHHAIDLSQGFPNFEADDTLKSLVCTALTAGHNQYAPMQGYYGLREIISEKITSLHNRNYSPENEITITVGATQAIFTAITAFVGKGDEVIVIKPAYDCYEPAIILNGGIPIYVQLDAPEYKIDWTTFQGKITDKTKMVIINTPHNPSGTILTKWDMEQLELILKSTNIILLSDEVYEHIIFDGQVHESASRFPDLANRSFICASFGKTFHVTGWKIGYCAAPSELMAEFRKVHQFAVFCVDHPVQRALAIYLKNPSHYLDLNNFYQKKRDFFLKGIKSSKFKFKPSQGTYFQLLDYTTFSNEADEVLGKRLITVNGIASIPISSFNVANRNDYMLRFCFAKKQETLEQAVEILCKL, from the coding sequence ATGGACTATAGACAACATATAAAAGCATCAAAACTACCTGATGTAAAGACAACGATATTTACCACGGTAGGCAATCTTGCAAGAAAGCATCATGCCATTGATCTTTCACAGGGATTCCCCAATTTTGAGGCAGATGATACCTTAAAGTCTTTAGTCTGTACTGCATTAACTGCTGGTCATAATCAATATGCACCCATGCAAGGATATTACGGATTAAGAGAAATCATTTCAGAGAAAATAACATCGCTCCATAATCGTAATTATTCTCCAGAGAATGAAATAACGATAACCGTTGGTGCCACCCAAGCTATTTTTACGGCTATTACAGCCTTTGTTGGCAAAGGCGACGAGGTAATTGTCATAAAACCCGCTTACGACTGTTATGAGCCCGCAATTATCTTAAATGGAGGAATACCAATTTATGTTCAATTAGATGCTCCCGAGTATAAAATAGATTGGACCACTTTTCAAGGTAAGATTACCGATAAAACCAAGATGGTGATTATAAATACACCTCATAACCCAAGCGGAACGATTCTAACTAAATGGGACATGGAGCAATTGGAATTGATATTAAAATCTACTAATATAATTTTGCTCAGCGACGAGGTATATGAGCACATTATTTTTGACGGACAAGTTCATGAAAGTGCTTCACGATTTCCTGATTTGGCCAATAGAAGTTTTATCTGTGCCTCTTTCGGAAAAACATTTCATGTTACTGGATGGAAAATTGGCTATTGTGCAGCTCCTTCTGAATTAATGGCTGAATTTAGAAAGGTGCATCAATTTGCGGTTTTCTGTGTAGACCACCCAGTGCAGCGTGCATTGGCTATTTATTTAAAAAATCCATCTCATTATTTAGATTTGAACAATTTTTACCAAAAAAAACGGGATTTCTTTTTAAAAGGAATAAAATCGTCTAAATTTAAATTTAAACCATCACAAGGAACTTACTTCCAACTATTGGATTATACCACATTTTCGAATGAAGCAGATGAAGTTCTTGGCAAGCGGTTAATCACAGTAAACGGAATAGCATCCATTCCCATCTCATCATTTAATGTTGCTAATAGAAACGATTATATGTTACGGTTCTGCTTTGCGAAAAAACAGGAAACCTTAGAACAAGCGGTTGAAATTTTATGCAAACTTTAA
- a CDS encoding type 1 glutamine amidotransferase domain-containing protein, which yields MKRIAILATNGFEESELKSPKEAMEKEGFNVEIVSLKNGEIKGWANGNWSNSYKVDKTLNEVKAEDYNALVLPGGVINPDLLRREEIALDFVRDFFKLKKPVAAICHAPWTLISAGVVKGRKMTSFNSIKDDLINAGANWVDQEVVVDEGFVTSRNPDDLPAFNSKLIEEIKEGKHEMQHA from the coding sequence ATGAAGAGGATAGCAATATTAGCTACAAATGGATTTGAAGAAAGTGAATTAAAATCTCCAAAGGAAGCGATGGAAAAAGAAGGCTTTAATGTAGAGATTGTAAGTTTAAAAAACGGAGAAATAAAAGGTTGGGCAAATGGTAATTGGTCTAACAGTTATAAGGTAGATAAAACTTTAAATGAAGTTAAAGCTGAAGATTACAATGCCTTGGTACTACCAGGTGGAGTGATTAATCCTGATTTACTAAGACGGGAAGAAATTGCTCTAGATTTTGTTCGCGACTTTTTTAAACTTAAAAAACCGGTAGCGGCAATATGCCACGCTCCGTGGACATTGATTAGTGCAGGAGTAGTAAAAGGAAGAAAAATGACATCATTTAACTCTATTAAGGATGATTTAATAAATGCAGGAGCCAATTGGGTAGACCAAGAGGTCGTAGTTGATGAAGGATTTGTTACAAGTAGAAATCCGGATGATTTACCAGCTTTTAATTCCAAATTAATTGAGGAAATAAAAGAAGGAAAACATGAAATGCAGCATGCATAA